A region of Thermobifida halotolerans DNA encodes the following proteins:
- a CDS encoding proline--tRNA ligase: MLLRMSNLFLRTLREDPADAEVPSHKLLVRGGFVRRAAPGVYSWLPLGKIVLENVAAVVREEMNRIGAQEVLLPALLPREYYEATGRWTEYGDTLFRLRDRKGADYLLGPTHEELFTLLVKGEYSSYKDFPVILYQIQEKFRDEARPRAGILRGREFHMKDSYSFDIDDEGLRRSYDAHRQAYVRIFDRLGLEYVIVTATSGAMGGSASEEFLAVAPSGEDTFVRSTGSDYAANVEAVVTPAPPARPLDGLPEARVHHTPDTPTIESLVDFLNGAGLGRTFTAADTLKNVLVKTRRPGEDDWEIVGVGVPGDREVDMKRLEASLAPAEVALLEEEDFAANPFLVKGYIGPGALQANKIRYLVDPRVVEGTAWVTGADRADHHVVDLVCGRDFTPDGTVEAAEVRDGDPAPDGTGTLYTARGIEIGHVFQLGRKYTDAFSLDALGPDGKPRRVTMGSYGIGVSRVVAAVVEQSHDERGIIWPREVAPADVHVVGTGKGEQIEVALRIGRELADRGVRVLVDDRKGVSPGVKFTDAELLGIPTGVIVGRGLADGVVELRDRAGGGRSEIALDSVVDTVVDIVRG; encoded by the coding sequence GTGCTACTGCGGATGTCGAACCTGTTCCTGCGCACCCTGCGTGAGGACCCGGCGGACGCCGAGGTGCCGAGTCACAAGCTTCTGGTGCGCGGCGGGTTCGTGCGCCGCGCCGCGCCCGGCGTCTACTCCTGGCTGCCCCTGGGCAAGATCGTGCTGGAGAACGTCGCCGCCGTGGTGCGCGAGGAGATGAACCGCATCGGCGCCCAGGAGGTGCTGCTCCCCGCGCTGCTGCCCCGCGAGTACTACGAGGCCACCGGCCGGTGGACCGAGTACGGCGACACCCTGTTCCGGCTGAGGGACCGCAAGGGCGCCGACTACCTGCTCGGCCCCACCCACGAGGAACTGTTCACCCTGCTGGTCAAGGGCGAGTACTCCTCCTACAAGGACTTCCCGGTCATCCTCTACCAGATCCAGGAGAAGTTCCGCGACGAGGCCCGGCCGCGCGCCGGAATCCTGCGCGGCCGGGAGTTCCACATGAAGGACTCCTACTCCTTCGACATCGACGACGAGGGGCTGCGGCGCTCCTACGACGCCCACCGCCAGGCCTACGTCCGCATCTTCGACCGGCTCGGCCTGGAGTACGTGATCGTCACGGCGACCTCCGGTGCGATGGGCGGGTCGGCGTCCGAGGAGTTCCTGGCGGTCGCCCCCAGCGGCGAGGACACCTTCGTGCGCAGCACCGGCTCCGACTACGCCGCCAACGTGGAGGCCGTGGTCACCCCCGCGCCCCCCGCCCGGCCCCTCGACGGACTGCCCGAGGCGCGGGTGCACCACACCCCGGACACCCCCACCATCGAGTCGCTGGTGGACTTCCTCAACGGCGCCGGACTCGGGCGGACCTTCACCGCCGCCGACACCCTCAAGAACGTCCTGGTCAAGACACGGCGTCCCGGTGAGGACGACTGGGAGATCGTCGGCGTCGGCGTGCCCGGCGACCGCGAGGTCGACATGAAGCGCCTGGAGGCGTCCCTGGCCCCGGCCGAGGTGGCGCTGCTGGAGGAGGAGGACTTCGCGGCCAACCCCTTCCTGGTGAAGGGCTACATCGGTCCGGGCGCGCTGCAGGCCAACAAGATCCGCTACCTGGTCGACCCCCGCGTCGTCGAGGGCACCGCCTGGGTCACCGGCGCCGACCGGGCCGACCACCACGTCGTCGACCTGGTGTGCGGACGCGACTTCACCCCCGACGGCACCGTCGAGGCCGCCGAGGTCCGCGACGGCGACCCGGCACCCGACGGAACCGGCACCCTCTACACCGCGCGCGGCATCGAGATCGGGCACGTCTTCCAGCTCGGCCGCAAGTACACCGACGCGTTCTCCCTCGACGCGCTCGGCCCCGACGGCAAGCCCAGGCGGGTCACCATGGGCTCCTACGGCATCGGCGTCTCGCGCGTGGTCGCCGCGGTCGTCGAGCAGTCCCACGACGAGCGGGGCATCATCTGGCCCCGGGAGGTCGCGCCCGCCGACGTGCACGTGGTCGGCACCGGCAAGGGCGAGCAGATCGAGGTCGCGCTGCGGATCGGCCGGGAACTGGCGGACCGGGGCGTGCGGGTGCTGGTGGACGACCGCAAGGGGGTGTCCCCGGGCGTGAAGTTCACCGACGCCGAACTGCTCGGCATCCCCACCGGGGTCATCGTCGGCAGGGGCCTGGCCGACGGCGTGGTCGAACTGCGCGACCGCGCCGGCGGCGGACGCTCGGAGATCGCCCTGGACAGCGTGGTCGACACGGTCGTCGACATCGTGAGGGGCTGA
- a CDS encoding sensor histidine kinase has translation MRGRLWRTTHVDLAVTLVAGGVCVASTVFPVVDTPEGLGALRTLLPWGLLLMVLAVLPLLWLSSFPVPVAVVSVLATTLYYPLGHPDNLVIAAGAVALFNLVARGYRRTGWLLGLVQFLIIHVFETLHFGEPRLGYALGMLAWVLVVLISGEVIRKRHEYLDVVRRHSEETERTREEETRRRTSEERLKLAREVHDVIAHNISLINVQAGSALYLIDSQPERAAAALAAIKQTSKETLRELRAILGVLRAVDERAPRSPAPGVDRLDELVAGVRASGVEVRLETVGEPRRPAAGVDAAAYRIVQESLTNVVRHSGARTVAVFVGYASDGLTVRVSDDGRGAGDGFVPGNGIAGMRDRAAALGGELSAAPDPGGGFTVRAWLPG, from the coding sequence GTGAGAGGACGACTGTGGCGGACCACGCACGTGGACCTGGCGGTGACCCTGGTGGCGGGCGGCGTCTGCGTCGCCTCCACCGTCTTTCCCGTGGTGGACACCCCCGAGGGGTTGGGAGCGCTGCGCACCCTGCTGCCGTGGGGACTGCTGCTCATGGTGCTGGCGGTGCTGCCGCTGCTGTGGCTCAGCTCCTTCCCGGTTCCCGTGGCCGTGGTGTCGGTGCTGGCCACCACCCTCTACTATCCGCTCGGCCACCCCGACAACCTCGTCATCGCCGCGGGCGCGGTCGCGCTGTTCAACCTGGTCGCCCGGGGGTACCGACGCACGGGCTGGCTGCTGGGCCTCGTCCAGTTCCTCATCATCCACGTCTTCGAGACGCTGCACTTCGGCGAGCCGCGCCTGGGGTACGCGCTGGGCATGCTCGCCTGGGTGCTCGTGGTGCTCATCAGCGGCGAGGTGATACGCAAGCGCCACGAGTACCTGGACGTGGTGCGCAGGCACTCGGAGGAGACCGAGCGCACCAGGGAGGAGGAGACGCGCCGCCGCACCTCGGAGGAGCGGCTGAAACTGGCGCGCGAGGTGCACGACGTGATCGCGCACAACATCTCGCTGATCAACGTGCAGGCGGGCAGCGCCCTCTACCTGATCGACTCCCAGCCCGAACGCGCCGCCGCGGCTTTGGCCGCGATCAAGCAGACCAGCAAGGAGACGCTGCGGGAGCTGCGCGCGATCCTGGGCGTGCTGCGCGCGGTGGACGAGCGGGCGCCCCGCTCCCCCGCCCCGGGGGTGGACCGGCTGGACGAACTGGTGGCCGGGGTGCGGGCCTCCGGCGTCGAGGTCCGGTTGGAGACCGTGGGCGAGCCGCGCCGACCGGCCGCGGGGGTCGACGCGGCGGCCTACCGTATCGTGCAGGAGTCGCTGACCAACGTGGTACGGCACTCCGGGGCGCGTACGGTCGCCGTCTTCGTGGGGTACGCCTCCGACGGGCTGACGGTCCGCGTGTCCGACGACGGCCGCGGTGCCGGTGACGGGTTCGTCCCCGGCAACGGCATCGCCGGGATGCGTGACCGCGCCGCGGCGCTGGGCGGTGAGCTGAGTGCCGCTCCCGACCCGGGAGGCGGGTTCACGGTGCGGGCGTGGCTACCGGGCTGA
- a CDS encoding spermidine synthase — MGGGDTGAARERPRTELLRDADRPDSWVLVVDGTPQSHVDLADPTHLDFEYVRRLGHVVDLVAPEREPVDAFHLGAGALTLARYVAATRPGSRQRAVDIDADLVALVRRELPWDRRADLRVAAGDARTWLAARREASADLVVCDVFAGARTPAHLTSVEFVAEAARVVRPDGLYAANVGDGRPLRHARAQVATAARVFGHLALVAEPSVLRGRRFGNLVLVAGHRELPVDELARRAHRDPDMARVLSGDELDRFASGAAVVRDATAEDSPAPPEGLF, encoded by the coding sequence ATGGGCGGGGGCGACACCGGGGCGGCGCGGGAGCGGCCGAGGACGGAACTGCTGCGGGACGCCGACCGCCCCGACTCGTGGGTACTCGTCGTGGACGGCACCCCGCAGTCCCACGTCGACCTGGCCGACCCCACCCACCTCGACTTCGAGTACGTGCGCCGGTTGGGGCACGTGGTGGACCTGGTGGCGCCCGAACGCGAGCCCGTCGACGCCTTCCACCTGGGGGCCGGGGCGCTCACGCTGGCCCGCTACGTCGCCGCCACCCGGCCGGGGTCGCGGCAGCGTGCCGTGGACATCGACGCGGACCTGGTCGCGCTGGTCCGGCGGGAACTGCCGTGGGACCGCCGGGCGGACCTGCGGGTGGCGGCGGGGGACGCCCGGACCTGGCTGGCGGCCCGCAGGGAGGCCAGCGCCGACCTCGTGGTGTGCGATGTCTTCGCCGGTGCGCGCACCCCCGCGCACCTGACGTCGGTGGAGTTCGTCGCCGAGGCGGCCAGGGTGGTGCGGCCCGACGGCCTGTACGCGGCGAACGTGGGCGACGGCCGCCCGCTGCGGCACGCCCGGGCCCAGGTCGCCACCGCGGCCCGGGTCTTTGGTCACCTGGCGCTGGTCGCGGAGCCCTCGGTGCTGCGCGGACGGCGGTTCGGGAACCTGGTCCTGGTGGCGGGGCACCGCGAACTGCCCGTGGACGAGTTGGCCCGGCGGGCGCACCGCGACCCGGACATGGCGCGGGTGCTCTCGGGCGACGAACTGGACCGGTTCGCCTCGGGGGCGGCCGTCGTGCGGGACGCGACCGCGGAGGACTCCCCCGCGCCGCCGGAGGGCCTGTTCTGA
- a CDS encoding cytochrome d ubiquinol oxidase subunit II produces MESVAVLFLVGLLAGYFVLAGCDVGLGMLAPYAARTPAERRRLVFAVAPYFLGSEVWLVAAVGVVAGLFPELEGEVVAGHQPLFVALLAGWLWRDAGLWLRGRLDAPGWHAVWDAAVVVGSWTIALSWGLVLAVLLGGGTLSPLSAPVCAVAVAVLFLLRGAAFGAERLVPADDRSGADCAASADTAARATRVLARAGLVAVPVAVVAVWVDGGVDREAAALAGAVVVVGALAATAGLSGPHRSRPTSAVAMAVLPLVAAVGGRLPVAVPDSGSATLVALAAAPMLPAMVVGQVWLYRMVRRPAASSGFFA; encoded by the coding sequence GTGGAATCCGTTGCCGTGCTCTTTCTCGTCGGCCTGCTGGCGGGCTACTTCGTCCTGGCCGGATGCGACGTCGGGCTGGGCATGCTGGCGCCGTACGCGGCGCGCACCCCGGCCGAGCGCCGCCGACTCGTCTTCGCCGTCGCCCCCTACTTCCTGGGCAGCGAGGTGTGGCTGGTGGCCGCCGTCGGTGTGGTGGCCGGCCTGTTCCCGGAACTCGAGGGCGAGGTGGTGGCCGGTCACCAACCGCTGTTCGTCGCGCTGCTGGCGGGGTGGCTGTGGCGCGACGCCGGGCTGTGGCTGCGCGGCCGCCTGGACGCCCCCGGATGGCACGCCGTCTGGGACGCGGCCGTCGTGGTGGGCAGTTGGACGATCGCGCTGTCCTGGGGGCTGGTCCTGGCCGTGCTGCTGGGCGGCGGGACGCTGTCCCCGCTGTCCGCGCCGGTGTGCGCGGTGGCGGTGGCGGTCCTGTTCCTGCTGCGGGGGGCGGCGTTCGGCGCGGAGCGCCTGGTGCCCGCGGACGACCGTTCCGGTGCGGACTGCGCCGCGTCGGCCGACACGGCGGCGCGCGCCACCCGGGTGCTGGCCCGGGCCGGACTGGTCGCGGTACCGGTCGCCGTGGTCGCGGTGTGGGTGGACGGCGGGGTGGACCGGGAGGCGGCGGCCCTGGCCGGAGCCGTCGTGGTGGTCGGCGCACTGGCGGCCACGGCGGGGCTCTCGGGACCGCACCGGTCGCGGCCGACGTCGGCGGTGGCGATGGCGGTGCTGCCTCTGGTGGCCGCGGTGGGGGGACGACTGCCCGTCGCCGTGCCCGATTCGGGGTCGGCGACGCTGGTGGCTCTGGCGGCGGCTCCGATGCTTCCGGCCATGGTGGTGGGACAGGTGTGGCTGTACCGAATGGTGCGCCGCCCGGCCGCCTCGTCCGGCTTCTTCGCCTGA
- a CDS encoding FkbM family methyltransferase, which produces MPPTHPSVTDHRRSAVSRRQRWYGTKKHVKRILGWRLPHLAMRATVSAVAPGVRATGRLPAPAALREVTGRVDGVEYVMRDPSRCIIAKELYWGGGRRPQPADDLAVRTFAAAVRDAAALFDIGAYTGLFTLVGTAVNPVLRAHAFEIVPEVYQALVDNCVRNRVLHRVTLHHTGIGDPATTVTMPARSADSALPCFYSSRLDFSDGVPVEVVALDSFTDQVAPGSRAVLKVDVEGTEAAVFEHGQKFLAAHRPDILCEILPGADTDRLRALLRPHGYHCHLVGDQALAPASDLVPHPRFRDWFLTTRTPDELAGLGIGVARTSPDS; this is translated from the coding sequence ATGCCGCCAACACACCCCTCGGTAACCGACCACCGCCGTAGCGCCGTGAGCCGCCGACAGCGCTGGTACGGAACGAAGAAGCACGTCAAACGGATCCTGGGGTGGCGGCTGCCCCACCTGGCGATGCGCGCCACGGTCAGCGCCGTCGCCCCGGGGGTGCGCGCCACCGGACGGCTTCCCGCGCCCGCCGCGCTCCGCGAGGTCACCGGCCGGGTCGACGGCGTCGAGTACGTGATGCGCGACCCCTCCCGCTGCATCATCGCCAAGGAACTGTACTGGGGCGGTGGCCGCCGCCCGCAGCCCGCCGACGACCTCGCGGTGCGCACCTTCGCCGCCGCGGTCCGCGACGCGGCCGCACTGTTCGACATCGGCGCCTACACGGGGCTGTTCACCCTGGTCGGCACAGCGGTCAACCCCGTACTGCGCGCACACGCCTTCGAGATCGTGCCCGAGGTGTACCAGGCGCTGGTGGACAACTGCGTGCGCAACCGCGTCCTGCACCGGGTCACCCTCCACCACACCGGAATCGGCGACCCCGCGACCACGGTCACGATGCCCGCACGGTCCGCGGACTCGGCGCTGCCCTGCTTCTACTCCAGCCGACTCGACTTCTCCGACGGTGTCCCGGTCGAGGTCGTCGCGTTGGACTCCTTCACCGACCAGGTCGCGCCGGGCAGTCGGGCGGTGCTCAAGGTCGACGTCGAAGGAACCGAGGCCGCGGTCTTCGAGCACGGCCAGAAGTTCCTGGCCGCCCACCGTCCCGACATCCTGTGCGAGATCCTGCCCGGAGCCGACACCGACCGACTGCGGGCGCTGCTGCGACCACACGGCTACCACTGTCACCTCGTCGGAGACCAGGCCCTGGCGCCCGCGTCCGACCTCGTGCCGCATCCGCGCTTCCGCGACTGGTTCCTGACCACCCGCACCCCCGACGAACTCGCCGGACTCGGCATCGGGGTGGCCCGGACTAGCCCAGATTCCTGA
- a CDS encoding DNA alkylation repair protein has product MRRYFKSEMPFHGVPTADRRRLFVDIFATCPLGDFETWEDTVRTLWRVASHREERYAAVELTGYRRYAVHQVPEAVPLYEELIVAGAWWDYVDPIAINRIGPLLRAYPRELRPRVSGWALAGDRWLRRTAILCQLRSGEATDVDLLLDCVEPNLPHPDFFVRKAIGWALREYAKTDSGRVVKFVEEHRDQMSPLSLREALRNLG; this is encoded by the coding sequence ATGCGACGGTACTTCAAGTCCGAGATGCCCTTCCACGGCGTACCGACGGCGGACCGACGCAGACTGTTCGTCGACATCTTCGCCACCTGCCCCCTCGGAGACTTCGAGACCTGGGAGGACACCGTCCGCACTCTGTGGCGGGTGGCGTCGCACCGGGAGGAGCGGTACGCGGCGGTGGAACTGACCGGCTACCGGCGTTACGCCGTCCACCAGGTTCCCGAGGCCGTTCCGCTGTACGAGGAACTGATCGTGGCGGGCGCGTGGTGGGACTACGTGGACCCGATCGCGATCAACCGGATCGGTCCCCTGCTGCGCGCCTATCCCCGGGAACTGCGTCCCCGGGTCAGCGGCTGGGCGCTGGCGGGAGACCGGTGGCTGCGCCGCACCGCGATCCTGTGCCAACTGCGTTCCGGGGAGGCCACCGACGTCGACCTGCTCCTCGACTGCGTCGAGCCGAACCTGCCCCATCCCGACTTCTTCGTCCGCAAGGCCATCGGCTGGGCGCTGCGCGAGTACGCCAAGACCGATTCCGGGCGCGTGGTGAAGTTCGTCGAGGAACACCGGGACCAGATGTCGCCGCTGTCGCTGCGCGAGGCGCTCAGGAATCTGGGCTAG
- a CDS encoding cytochrome ubiquinol oxidase subunit I, giving the protein MFDDPLLWARLQFALTAGTHYMFVAFTLGMAALILVSQFSAVLRGDGARMAAVRFWGGLYAVNYGMGVLSGLVMELQLALNWGGLNDVFGHVFGAPLAVETVAAFFVESTFLGLWIFGWDRMNRWAHLAVFGVVTLTAYLSAFWVLVANGFLKNPVGFEMRDGVAVLTDPVALVTNPSALLAFGHVATSALLVGGLVMAGVSAYHLRRGGDPEGMFRRGVRRGVLVASLALFPTPAVGGAQYALFGAPPTSGTTLAEAEIERIEAAGAGTAPVLAEAGNAVMVLCWTVFLLFLPVALLAWPLRGLDRWRWLQWVLPVMPVLSLLAGVGGWVYRELGRQPWAVRHHMTTAEAVTELSPGLAVTSFVLFTGASAVLAGITWWLLVRFARRGPEGGPLAPAPPPDDGVAVPVHTY; this is encoded by the coding sequence ATGTTCGACGATCCGCTGCTGTGGGCGCGGTTGCAGTTCGCGTTGACCGCGGGCACCCACTACATGTTTGTCGCCTTCACCCTGGGCATGGCCGCGCTCATCCTGGTCTCCCAGTTCAGCGCGGTCCTGCGTGGGGACGGGGCGCGGATGGCCGCGGTGCGGTTCTGGGGCGGCCTCTATGCCGTCAACTACGGCATGGGCGTGCTGTCGGGCCTGGTCATGGAGTTGCAGTTGGCGCTGAACTGGGGCGGGCTGAACGACGTGTTCGGTCACGTGTTCGGCGCGCCGCTGGCGGTGGAGACGGTGGCCGCGTTCTTCGTCGAGTCGACCTTCCTGGGCCTGTGGATCTTCGGCTGGGACCGCATGAACCGGTGGGCGCACCTGGCCGTGTTCGGGGTGGTGACGCTGACGGCCTACCTCTCGGCGTTCTGGGTGCTGGTCGCCAACGGCTTTCTGAAGAATCCGGTGGGCTTCGAGATGCGGGACGGGGTCGCGGTGCTGACCGATCCCGTCGCCCTGGTCACCAACCCGTCGGCGCTTCTGGCGTTCGGCCACGTGGCCACCAGCGCGCTGCTGGTGGGCGGACTGGTGATGGCCGGGGTCAGCGCCTACCACCTGCGTCGGGGCGGTGATCCGGAGGGGATGTTCCGGCGGGGGGTGCGGCGGGGCGTGCTGGTGGCCTCCCTCGCGCTCTTCCCGACTCCGGCGGTGGGCGGAGCCCAGTACGCGCTGTTCGGCGCGCCGCCGACCAGCGGCACGACACTGGCCGAGGCCGAGATCGAGCGGATCGAGGCTGCGGGGGCGGGGACGGCTCCGGTGCTCGCCGAGGCCGGCAACGCCGTGATGGTCCTGTGCTGGACGGTGTTCCTCCTCTTCCTGCCGGTGGCGCTGCTGGCCTGGCCACTGCGCGGTCTGGACCGCTGGCGCTGGCTGCAGTGGGTGCTTCCCGTCATGCCCGTGCTGTCGCTGCTGGCCGGGGTGGGCGGCTGGGTCTACCGGGAGTTGGGCCGCCAGCCGTGGGCGGTCAGGCACCACATGACCACCGCCGAGGCGGTGACGGAGCTGTCCCCGGGCCTGGCGGTGACCTCGTTCGTGCTCTTCACCGGCGCGTCCGCGGTCCTGGCAGGCATCACCTGGTGGCTCCTCGTCCGCTTCGCCCGGCGCGGCCCCGAGGGCGGTCCGCTGGCCCCGGCGCCTCCCCCCGACGACGGGGTCGCCGTCCCCGTCCACACCTACTGA
- a CDS encoding response regulator, giving the protein MIRVLLADDQALVRAGFGALLNSAPDIDVVAEAADGAEAVRLAVARRPDVALLDIRMPGMDGLAAAERILADPRLESTRIVILTTFDIDEYIFEALRLGASGFLVKDTEPEDLLNGVRVVAAGEALLSPNVTRRIIAEYAGRPRRPDPVKRLGGLTGRERQVVALVGEGLSNEEIATRLVLSPATVKTHVSRAMVKLRVRDRAQLVVLAYETGLVTPGWMR; this is encoded by the coding sequence GTGATCCGCGTACTTCTCGCCGACGACCAGGCGCTGGTGCGGGCCGGTTTCGGCGCCCTGCTCAACAGCGCTCCCGACATCGACGTGGTCGCCGAGGCCGCGGACGGGGCCGAGGCGGTCCGGCTGGCCGTCGCGAGGCGGCCCGACGTCGCGCTGCTGGACATCCGGATGCCGGGGATGGACGGCCTGGCGGCGGCCGAGCGCATCCTCGCCGACCCCCGGCTGGAGTCGACCCGGATCGTCATCCTGACCACCTTCGACATCGACGAGTACATCTTCGAGGCCCTGCGGCTGGGGGCGAGCGGGTTCCTGGTCAAGGACACCGAACCCGAGGACCTGCTGAACGGGGTGCGGGTGGTGGCCGCGGGCGAGGCGCTGCTGTCACCGAACGTCACCCGGCGCATCATCGCCGAGTACGCGGGCCGCCCGCGCCGCCCCGACCCGGTGAAGCGGCTGGGCGGGTTGACCGGTCGGGAACGCCAGGTGGTGGCCCTGGTCGGAGAGGGGCTGTCCAACGAGGAGATCGCGACGCGGTTGGTGCTGAGTCCGGCCACGGTCAAGACCCACGTGAGCCGGGCGATGGTCAAGCTGCGGGTGCGCGACCGGGCGCAACTGGTGGTCCTCGCCTACGAGACGGGACTGGTGACGCCGGGGTGGATGCGCTAG
- the rimP gene encoding ribosome maturation factor RimP — protein sequence MGAQARHERLAQLLTPILAEAGLDLEGLEITPVGKRRLVRVVVDSDDGADLDAIGEISQKVSTALDEADAMGQSPYVLEVTSPGVDRPLTEPRHWRRARGRLVHAPLVAGGQVRGRVVSADETGVTFDVDGRSQVYAFSDLGRGKVQVEFRHDDAAD from the coding sequence ATGGGCGCGCAGGCCCGCCACGAGCGTCTCGCGCAGCTGCTGACCCCCATCCTGGCCGAGGCGGGACTCGACCTGGAAGGGCTTGAGATCACTCCGGTCGGCAAGCGCCGCCTGGTCCGTGTCGTGGTGGACTCCGACGACGGTGCCGACCTCGACGCGATCGGCGAGATCAGCCAGAAGGTCTCCACCGCGCTTGACGAGGCCGATGCCATGGGGCAATCTCCCTACGTACTGGAGGTGACCTCGCCTGGTGTGGACCGGCCGCTGACCGAGCCGCGGCACTGGAGGCGCGCACGGGGACGCCTGGTGCACGCCCCCCTCGTCGCGGGCGGTCAGGTGAGAGGACGTGTGGTCTCCGCCGACGAGACGGGCGTCACCTTCGACGTCGACGGCCGAAGCCAGGTGTACGCCTTCTCCGACCTGGGACGAGGCAAGGTCCAGGTGGAATTCCGCCATGACGACGCGGCGGACTAG
- a CDS encoding DMT family transporter: MSETVLPRSAPPGWRGPLLLALAGVLWGTGGFAGSVLQGLTGVHPLATACYRLLVGGAVATGLLAAAGRLRRLPRTAAAVRRATAAGVLLAAFQACYFAAIAATSVSLATLITIGSVPVFVTSASALLERRLPRPALLAAVGCGVSGLVLLAGFPGSDASPGRTALGMGCALAAGVSFSALTLVNRRPVPGLDPLGITALGCLLGGVLLLPVAAATGMGLTPTPAALGALLYLGVAPTALAYLAYFGGLRRTPATAAALAVVLEPLTATLLSALLLDETLTPVGLLGAALLFAAILLEYVRPARR, encoded by the coding sequence GTGTCCGAGACCGTCCTGCCCCGCTCCGCCCCGCCCGGGTGGCGGGGACCACTGCTGCTCGCGCTCGCCGGGGTGCTGTGGGGCACCGGCGGCTTCGCCGGCTCGGTCCTGCAGGGTCTGACCGGCGTGCACCCCCTGGCGACGGCCTGCTACCGCCTGCTGGTGGGCGGAGCGGTCGCGACCGGACTGCTCGCCGCCGCCGGACGGCTGCGGCGGCTGCCGCGCACCGCCGCCGCGGTGCGCCGCGCCACGGCGGCGGGCGTGCTGCTGGCGGCGTTCCAGGCCTGCTACTTCGCGGCGATCGCGGCCACCTCGGTGAGCCTGGCCACGCTCATCACCATCGGCAGCGTCCCGGTGTTCGTCACGTCCGCCTCGGCGCTACTGGAGCGGCGCCTGCCCCGGCCCGCTCTGCTGGCCGCGGTCGGCTGCGGGGTGTCGGGCCTGGTGCTGCTGGCGGGGTTCCCCGGCTCGGACGCCTCCCCAGGCCGGACCGCGCTGGGGATGGGCTGCGCGCTGGCGGCGGGCGTCTCCTTCTCCGCGCTGACCCTGGTCAACCGCCGTCCGGTGCCGGGACTGGACCCGTTGGGAATCACCGCCCTGGGCTGCCTCCTCGGAGGCGTGCTGCTGCTTCCCGTCGCCGCGGCCACCGGGATGGGGCTCACTCCGACACCCGCCGCCCTCGGGGCGCTGCTGTACCTCGGCGTCGCGCCCACGGCACTGGCCTACCTGGCCTACTTCGGCGGTCTGCGGCGCACCCCCGCCACGGCGGCGGCGCTCGCCGTGGTCCTGGAACCGCTGACCGCGACCCTGCTGTCGGCGCTGCTGCTGGACGAGACGCTCACCCCGGTGGGACTGCTGGGCGCGGCGCTGCTGTTCGCCGCGATCCTGCTGGAGTACGTCCGCCCCGCGCGGCGGTGA
- a CDS encoding ferritin-like domain-containing protein yields MTGTPDPTPTDPADAAVAALRDALLAEHAAVYGYGFAASRIGSKLHDLCLAHLEEHRAGRDALHAELVARGSVPPGGEDAYALPEDTGPEALAAFAVGLEETTAQAYLELAAVSVPGLRDLAGRALGEATLRVLALGSPLSVFPGFPGGEL; encoded by the coding sequence TTGACCGGCACACCCGACCCGACCCCCACCGATCCGGCCGACGCCGCGGTCGCGGCACTGCGGGACGCGCTGCTGGCCGAGCATGCCGCGGTGTACGGATACGGCTTCGCCGCGTCCCGGATCGGCTCGAAGCTGCACGATCTGTGCCTGGCCCACCTGGAGGAGCACCGCGCGGGCCGGGACGCGCTGCACGCCGAACTGGTGGCGCGCGGGAGCGTTCCCCCCGGCGGGGAGGACGCCTACGCGCTGCCGGAGGACACCGGCCCCGAGGCGCTGGCGGCCTTCGCCGTCGGCTTGGAGGAGACCACCGCCCAGGCGTACCTGGAGCTGGCCGCGGTCTCCGTCCCCGGGCTGCGCGACCTCGCGGGGCGCGCCCTGGGAGAGGCGACGTTGCGCGTCCTGGCCCTGGGCTCGCCGCTGAGCGTGTTCCCGGGCTTTCCGGGTGGGGAGCTGTGA